Proteins encoded together in one Papio anubis isolate 15944 chromosome 3, Panubis1.0, whole genome shotgun sequence window:
- the LOC103884745 gene encoding tripartite motif-containing protein 60-like, which translates to MQTRKSLELKKQVKHRAEEVKSEFEQLRLFLQNQQETVLRQLQDEEMDILAQLNESLTKFSDYTSSLKYLLKEIESIHVKSELELLANVKDIYHRYKNLKFPEPFSFKLKEYGYHLPPQYSGLNKIIKRFQVDVILDPETAHRKLIVSEDRKTVRYGNTTQNLPRNPRRFYLLPAVLGSKGYSCGRQYWEVEVKDKPEWILGVCNDSLPRRRKSQPILVQDGLWGIWRSSQNNYIVLGHKEIILLPKVTPSKIGIFLDYEMNEVSFYNLNDRLSLYF; encoded by the coding sequence ATGCAAACCAGAAAATCACTGGAACTGAAGAAACAGGTAAAACATAGGGCAGAAGAAGTCAAGTCTGAATTTGAGCAACTTAGGTTATTTCTGCAAAATCAGCAAGAGACTGTTCTTAGGCAATTACAAGATGAAGAGATGGATATTTTAGCACAACTAAATGAAAGCCTAACAAAATTTTCAGATTATACCTCCTCATTAAAATATCTACTCAAGGAGATAGAGAGCATACATGTGAAGTCAGAACTGGAATTACTGGCTAATGTTAAGGATATCTATCacagatataaaaatttaaaattccctGAACCTTTTTCATTCAAATTAAAAGAATATGGTTACCATCTGCCTCCACAATATTCTGGCCTAAACAAAATCATCAAGCGATTTCAAGTAGATGTAATTCTAGATCCTGAAACAGCACATCGTAAACTTATAgtctcagaagacagaaaaactgTGCGGTATGGAAATACAACACAAAACTTACCTCGTAACCCAAGAAGATTTTATCTCCTCCCAGCTGTTCTGGGTTCTAAGGGATATAGCTGTGGCAGGCAGTACTGGGAAGTAGAAGTGAAAGACAAGCCTGAATGGATTCTTGGTGTCTGTAATGACTCTCttcccaggaggaggaagagtcaACCAATTTTAGTACAGGATGGACTATGGGGAATTTGGCGATCTAGTCAGAATAATTATATTGTATTGGGCCATAAGGAAATTATTCTGCTGCCCAAAGTAACACCTAGTAAGATTGGCATTTTTTTAGACTATGAAATGAATGAGGTTTCCTTTTATAATTTGAATGATAGACTTTCTCTATACTTTTAA